Proteins from a genomic interval of Niabella soli DSM 19437:
- a CDS encoding amidohydrolase family protein: MAKAKSNRRDFIKTSSLLGTGFLAMTSVKADVLRPIFSSVADERIIDIHQHTNYIDRSDDALLAHQKTMGVTHTILLPSGHPMSRGTTHYGVSNGLQAKATPNEACYQLAQQHKGTYFFGANEVVDAPGATKEIEKYLKLGACVIGEIKYNIDCDAPEMQAIYRLAQEYDVPVLMHFQYKMYTWGLDRLHNMLTRYKKVKFIGHAQTWWANIDKNYSDQNVLYPNGKITPGGLTDMLLTKYDNVYGDLSAGSGLNALTRDEAFTTSFLRRHQDKLLYGSDCADAVGTGSACTGWQAIQAIKKLAPDKNAERKIFFNNANALFRLKL; this comes from the coding sequence ATGGCAAAAGCGAAATCGAACCGCCGCGATTTTATTAAAACCTCATCCCTGCTGGGAACGGGCTTTTTAGCAATGACTTCAGTAAAAGCCGATGTGTTAAGACCGATTTTCAGCAGCGTTGCGGATGAACGGATCATCGATATTCATCAGCACACAAATTATATAGACCGCAGCGATGATGCCTTACTGGCCCATCAAAAAACAATGGGCGTAACCCACACCATCCTGCTCCCCTCGGGCCACCCTATGAGCCGTGGTACCACCCACTATGGCGTTTCAAACGGCCTGCAGGCAAAAGCAACGCCCAATGAGGCTTGTTACCAGTTGGCGCAACAACACAAGGGAACTTATTTCTTTGGTGCTAATGAAGTAGTGGACGCCCCGGGCGCCACCAAGGAAATTGAAAAATACCTGAAACTGGGCGCTTGTGTAATTGGCGAAATAAAATATAATATTGACTGCGATGCTCCGGAAATGCAGGCAATTTACCGGCTGGCGCAAGAGTATGATGTACCGGTATTGATGCACTTCCAGTACAAAATGTACACCTGGGGGCTGGATCGTTTGCACAACATGCTTACCCGATACAAAAAAGTAAAATTCATTGGCCATGCGCAAACCTGGTGGGCCAATATTGACAAAAATTATTCGGATCAAAACGTGCTTTATCCCAATGGTAAGATCACTCCGGGGGGCCTCACAGACATGCTGCTTACCAAATACGACAATGTATATGGCGACCTGTCTGCCGGATCCGGGCTGAATGCGCTTACAAGAGATGAAGCGTTTACAACCTCCTTTTTAAGGCGGCACCAGGATAAACTTTTATATGGCAGTGATTGTGCCGATGCGGTTGGAACAGGAAGCGCCTGTACCGGCTGGCAGGCCATCCAGGCGATAAAAAAACTGGCGCCCGACAAGAATGCAGAACGAAAAATATTTTTCAACAACGCCAACGCTTTGTTCCGGCTAAAATTATAA
- a CDS encoding DegT/DnrJ/EryC1/StrS family aminotransferase: protein MKKKNYTRRKFISVLSAGSAALALPLTAAAGQQRNWSAAKLAISGGAPVRTQPWPQWPAMIVDDAMLANITATTKSGAWSRINNPVNGTVASFEKKYAALTGAKYCVGTGSGTQALGVCVDALGIQPGDEVITSPYTDFGTISSILSARALPILADLDYKSYQIDAAAIEKKISPNTKAIMPVHIMGSACNMDAIMAVANKKNIPVIEDACQANFAKYKGQQLGTIGKLGCFSFQGSKQIAAGEGGAVIGNDDVLMDRVYTIQNHGTNKKGQNITIGQKMRMNEFEGSILLSQLEHAVERFEKRNENARYLSSKIKNIPGLTPQLQYEGSNSSGYYLYSFTYDKKHFNNADRALFLKALGAEGIPAGGYIKGMQHDLWTDHILQLDTYKKNYSKQQLQFFKDSLQLPNCDKVSDTVIVISGGAILLGSKADMDDIINALEKIYTNRNNLS, encoded by the coding sequence ATGAAGAAAAAAAACTACACACGCAGAAAATTTATTTCAGTATTATCCGCGGGCTCAGCAGCCCTTGCCCTGCCATTAACTGCAGCAGCCGGCCAGCAGCGGAATTGGAGCGCTGCAAAACTGGCAATAAGCGGCGGCGCGCCTGTGCGAACGCAACCCTGGCCGCAATGGCCGGCTATGATTGTTGACGACGCTATGCTGGCCAATATAACCGCTACTACAAAAAGCGGCGCCTGGAGCAGAATCAATAATCCCGTTAACGGAACCGTAGCAAGCTTTGAAAAAAAATATGCTGCGCTTACCGGGGCAAAATATTGTGTAGGCACCGGGTCCGGAACCCAGGCATTGGGCGTTTGCGTGGATGCCCTGGGCATACAACCGGGAGATGAAGTCATTACCTCTCCTTATACCGATTTTGGCACCATTTCGTCAATACTTTCCGCCAGAGCCCTTCCGATATTGGCAGACCTGGATTACAAAAGCTACCAGATAGATGCCGCGGCAATTGAAAAGAAAATTTCACCCAACACCAAAGCGATCATGCCGGTTCACATCATGGGATCGGCCTGTAATATGGACGCAATAATGGCCGTTGCAAACAAAAAAAACATTCCGGTAATAGAAGATGCCTGCCAGGCCAACTTTGCCAAATATAAGGGGCAGCAATTAGGAACGATCGGTAAATTAGGCTGTTTTAGCTTTCAGGGCAGCAAGCAAATAGCGGCCGGAGAAGGTGGCGCCGTTATAGGAAATGACGATGTATTAATGGACAGGGTATATACCATACAAAACCACGGCACCAACAAGAAGGGGCAGAATATTACCATCGGCCAAAAAATGCGCATGAATGAATTTGAGGGCAGTATTTTACTTTCGCAATTGGAGCATGCTGTGGAACGCTTCGAAAAGCGCAATGAAAATGCCAGATACCTGAGCAGCAAAATCAAAAACATTCCCGGCCTTACACCGCAGTTGCAGTATGAAGGCAGCAACAGTTCAGGCTATTACCTGTATTCGTTTACCTATGATAAAAAGCACTTTAACAATGCAGATCGCGCGTTATTTCTAAAAGCCTTAGGTGCCGAAGGAATACCGGCAGGCGGCTACATCAAAGGTATGCAGCATGACTTGTGGACAGATCATATTTTGCAGTTGGATACCTATAAAAAGAATTATTCCAAACAGCAATTACAATTTTTTAAAGACAGCCTGCAGTTGCCCAATTGCGACAAAGTATCGGACACCGTTATTGTAATCAGCGGCGGAGCAATTTTACTTGGCTCAAAGGCCGACATGGATGATATTATAAACGCATTGGAAAAAATCTATACAAACAGAAACAACCTATCTTAA
- a CDS encoding N-acetylmuramic acid 6-phosphate etherase: MQTRITEQPSAYRHLETKSVQEITRYINTEDKKIALAIELVLPQINALIEIIVTKIKNGGRLFYVGAGSSGRLSVLDVIELPTTYGADPELFQVILAGGVDRLAEAREEMEDDKNEAWEQLLKKGISQKDLVVGISASGTTPFVLAALSKCRNEGIDTGCIVSNPGSLIAAQALYPVEVITGPEFITGSTRMKCGTAHKMIFDMISTTTMIRLGRIIDNQMVNVKLINEKITDRAVKMLMGLSNINDYDTAKELLFQHGSVQNALTSSNGKY, translated from the coding sequence ATGCAAACAAGAATAACCGAACAACCCTCTGCATACCGGCATCTTGAAACCAAGAGTGTTCAGGAAATAACGCGCTATATAAACACCGAAGACAAAAAAATAGCACTGGCTATTGAGCTGGTTTTACCCCAGATAAATGCACTTATTGAAATTATTGTAACAAAAATTAAAAACGGCGGCCGGCTATTTTATGTCGGCGCCGGCAGCAGCGGCCGCTTGTCTGTTTTGGATGTGATCGAATTGCCTACCACTTATGGCGCTGATCCTGAATTATTTCAGGTAATTTTAGCAGGAGGCGTCGATCGGCTTGCGGAAGCCAGGGAAGAAATGGAGGATGACAAAAATGAAGCCTGGGAGCAATTACTCAAAAAAGGGATCAGCCAAAAAGATTTGGTCGTAGGTATTTCAGCAAGCGGAACCACGCCGTTTGTACTGGCGGCACTTTCCAAATGCAGAAACGAAGGCATTGATACAGGCTGTATTGTAAGTAACCCCGGCAGCCTTATCGCCGCACAGGCGTTATATCCTGTTGAAGTAATTACCGGGCCCGAATTTATTACCGGCAGCACCCGCATGAAATGCGGTACTGCGCACAAAATGATCTTTGATATGATCAGTACCACCACTATGATACGGTTGGGGCGCATTATTGACAACCAAATGGTAAACGTGAAGCTCATCAATGAGAAGATTACAGACCGCGCGGTAAAAATGCTTATGGGCCTGAGCAATATCAATGACTATGATACGGCAAAGGAGTTATTGTTTCAGCATGGCAGCGTACAAAATGCCTTAACCTCTTCAAACGGTAAATACTAA
- a CDS encoding beta-N-acetylhexosaminidase, whose protein sequence is MKLFSSILLLFFAIPAHSQTSHFTDIIPYPASVVAGKGQFSVTDKTVLIYDTEESKRLAGLYNDFLKQAKGIRLIIKKGTGRNSSNAIIITNAGEKSEAYEMQISPKNITVTGNGAGAFYALQSLIQLSKFTGGKAIQIPAGTIKDAPRFGYRGMHLDVALHMFSIGFLKKFIDLMATYKLNTFHWHLTEDQGWRIEIKKYPLLTEKGAWRAQTILGSAQDNPMGYDSIPHGGFYTQKQVKELVQYAADRYINIIPEIEMPGHCISALAAYPELACGDHPGPFKTIESWGIYEDVFCAGKESTFTFLENVLSEVMDLFPSKYIHIGGDEVPKTRWKTCKYCQQRIKDHHLKDEHELQSYFIQRIEKFVNSRGRTIIGWDEILEGGLAPNAVVMSWRGEAGGIAAAQQKHQVIMAPNDYIYFDHYQAKPEQEPLAFKGFNPLSKVYGYNPASDKLTEDQKKYIIGAEACVWTEYMATPAKVEYMILPRMLAFAEDCWTPLAEKQYQSFLENRLPLHLGAIDQKNDTHFFVPMAIGAEDDRAFHGKTFTVTLKPTVKGARIFYTLDDVNPRETDYLYEKPIVIKVPDGEKRILKTIVITASGRRSAISRTTYVNATPSPLLRK, encoded by the coding sequence ATGAAACTATTTTCCAGTATTCTCCTGCTCTTTTTTGCAATCCCCGCCCATTCCCAAACCAGCCACTTTACCGACATCATTCCTTACCCCGCATCAGTAGTCGCCGGCAAAGGACAATTTTCGGTAACCGATAAAACGGTATTGATCTATGACACCGAAGAATCAAAACGCCTTGCAGGCCTTTACAATGATTTTCTAAAACAGGCGAAAGGCATCCGCTTAATAATAAAAAAAGGAACCGGCCGCAACAGCAGCAACGCTATTATCATAACCAACGCAGGTGAAAAATCAGAAGCGTATGAAATGCAGATCAGTCCGAAAAATATAACGGTAACCGGCAATGGTGCCGGGGCTTTTTACGCCCTGCAAAGCCTCATACAGTTGTCAAAGTTCACCGGCGGCAAAGCCATTCAGATCCCGGCAGGAACGATAAAAGATGCGCCACGATTCGGGTACAGAGGGATGCATCTGGATGTAGCCCTGCATATGTTTTCTATCGGGTTTCTTAAAAAATTTATTGACCTGATGGCTACCTATAAATTAAATACGTTTCACTGGCACTTAACAGAAGACCAGGGCTGGCGCATCGAAATAAAAAAATATCCACTGCTCACGGAGAAAGGCGCCTGGCGCGCACAAACGATACTGGGAAGCGCGCAGGACAATCCCATGGGCTATGACAGCATTCCGCACGGCGGTTTTTATACACAAAAACAGGTGAAGGAACTGGTGCAATATGCAGCAGACCGCTATATCAATATTATTCCCGAGATAGAAATGCCCGGGCATTGTATATCGGCATTGGCGGCTTACCCGGAACTTGCCTGCGGCGATCATCCCGGCCCGTTTAAAACGATTGAAAGCTGGGGCATTTATGAAGATGTATTTTGCGCCGGCAAAGAATCCACCTTTACTTTTCTTGAAAATGTTTTAAGCGAGGTAATGGACCTTTTCCCCTCAAAATATATCCATATCGGGGGCGATGAAGTGCCCAAAACCCGATGGAAAACCTGCAAATATTGCCAGCAACGCATTAAAGACCATCACCTGAAAGACGAGCATGAACTGCAAAGCTATTTTATACAACGTATTGAGAAATTTGTAAACAGCAGAGGCCGCACCATTATTGGCTGGGACGAGATCCTCGAGGGCGGACTGGCGCCCAACGCAGTGGTGATGAGCTGGCGCGGAGAAGCCGGAGGTATTGCGGCGGCACAACAAAAGCACCAGGTGATCATGGCGCCTAACGACTATATTTATTTTGACCACTACCAGGCGAAGCCCGAGCAGGAACCCTTGGCATTCAAAGGCTTTAACCCCTTGAGCAAAGTATATGGATACAACCCCGCCTCAGATAAATTAACAGAAGATCAAAAAAAATATATAATAGGCGCTGAAGCCTGTGTGTGGACCGAATATATGGCAACCCCTGCAAAGGTCGAATATATGATTCTGCCCCGGATGCTGGCATTTGCAGAAGATTGCTGGACCCCGCTGGCGGAGAAACAGTACCAGTCCTTTCTTGAAAACAGGCTGCCACTGCACCTGGGAGCAATCGATCAGAAAAATGATACGCATTTCTTTGTTCCGATGGCTATTGGCGCGGAAGACGACCGGGCATTTCATGGAAAAACCTTTACGGTAACTTTAAAGCCCACCGTAAAAGGCGCGCGTATTTTTTATACGCTGGACGACGTTAATCCACGGGAAACCGATTATCTCTATGAAAAACCAATTGTTATAAAAGTTCCCGATGGAGAAAAAAGAATATTAAAGACGATTGTGATTACCGCCTCCGGCCGGCGCAGCGCCATCAGCAGGACTACTTATGTAAATGCAACGCCCTCTCCGTTACTCCGTAAATAA
- a CDS encoding Nramp family divalent metal transporter, which produces MRNTEKNKNSKLARVLHVIGPGIITAALVFGPSKMTITTKLGAAYGYDLLWAVVAAIFFMAVFTNMSSRIALAADRSFLSLLKERWGKPAAILVGIGVFLVTASFQAGNSTGVGISLAETTGISAKVWIVLANGIGVLLLFFKGFYKILEKIMTLLIVIMLGSFIITFFLAKPSVNGIAGGLVPTLPKGALGLVIALFASAFSIVGALYQSYMVQERRRLSPDLQQKPADSLPGILILGVMASIVLICAASVLHPAGVVVTKATDMSKTLEPLFGKYAAYLFLIGLFGASFSSLIGNASVGGTLLGDALGYKGQLSSNAVRMLIALVMTIGAFVALRFDKAPLELIVLAQSVTILVVPFIGIAMFIISNDRKIMGRYVNTPLTTVIAGIGLLLLLLLAVINVKELFFK; this is translated from the coding sequence ATGAGGAATACAGAAAAAAATAAAAATTCAAAACTTGCCAGAGTATTGCATGTAATAGGGCCCGGGATCATTACTGCGGCGTTGGTGTTTGGGCCCAGTAAAATGACGATCACTACCAAACTGGGCGCTGCTTATGGGTATGATTTGTTATGGGCGGTGGTGGCTGCCATTTTTTTTATGGCAGTGTTCACCAACATGTCATCCAGGATAGCGCTGGCTGCAGACCGTTCTTTTTTATCCTTGTTAAAGGAGCGCTGGGGCAAGCCTGCGGCCATATTGGTGGGGATCGGCGTTTTTTTGGTTACGGCTTCATTCCAGGCGGGCAACTCTACCGGCGTGGGTATTTCATTAGCCGAAACAACGGGTATCAGCGCCAAAGTATGGATCGTGCTGGCAAATGGCATCGGTGTGCTGCTGTTATTTTTTAAGGGATTCTACAAGATCCTGGAAAAAATAATGACCCTGCTGATCGTGATCATGCTGGGCTCTTTTATTATTACCTTCTTTCTCGCAAAACCGTCTGTGAACGGTATTGCCGGCGGCCTGGTTCCCACCTTGCCAAAGGGAGCCCTGGGGTTGGTGATTGCTTTATTTGCTTCGGCGTTTTCAATAGTGGGCGCTTTATACCAGTCGTATATGGTTCAGGAACGGCGCCGGTTGTCTCCGGACTTACAACAAAAACCTGCGGATAGTTTGCCCGGTATTCTGATACTGGGTGTTATGGCCAGTATTGTTTTAATATGCGCTGCGTCGGTCTTACATCCGGCAGGCGTAGTGGTAACCAAAGCCACGGATATGTCAAAAACATTGGAGCCTTTATTTGGCAAATATGCGGCCTATCTTTTTCTCATTGGTTTATTTGGGGCCTCTTTTTCTTCACTTATTGGCAACGCATCAGTAGGGGGCACCCTTTTAGGAGATGCACTGGGCTATAAGGGGCAACTGAGTTCCAATGCGGTACGTATGCTGATCGCTTTGGTAATGACCATCGGCGCTTTTGTGGCCTTACGGTTTGATAAAGCGCCATTAGAACTTATTGTGTTGGCGCAAAGCGTTACCATATTGGTGGTGCCGTTTATCGGCATTGCCATGTTTATTATTTCCAACGACCGCAAAATAATGGGGCGGTATGTGAATACGCCCCTTACAACCGTTATAGCGGGCATCGGGCTGCTGCTGCTGCTGCTGCTGGCTGTTATTAATGTGAAAGAATTATTCTTCAAATAA
- a CDS encoding NAD-dependent epimerase/dehydratase family protein, with translation MNELQLIEDELYQPSAALLQDMKALDGDIIFLGAGGKMGPGMIKLACVALKKGGISKRLIAVSRFSDANARKELEDLGVEVIAADLLDDAQLQALPEVKNVMYLAGTKFGTKDKEPFTWAMNAYLPGRVAAKYKNSRIVAFSTGNVYPFSKLSDGGFSEDTKPNPVGEYGQSCLGRERIFQYFAEVNKTPVLIYRLNYAIDLRYGVLLEVGKAVYNGTPIDISTGAVNVIWQGDANEIALRSFLHCSTPAKLLNVTGPETISLTWLAAQFGAVFGKEPFFTGAVQDTALLSNASEAHRLFGYPRVPLKQMISLVADWISLGGKQINKPTHFQERQGQF, from the coding sequence ATGAATGAATTACAATTAATAGAAGATGAATTATACCAGCCGTCGGCCGCTCTGCTGCAGGATATGAAAGCATTAGACGGCGATATTATTTTTTTGGGCGCTGGCGGCAAAATGGGCCCGGGCATGATAAAGCTGGCTTGTGTAGCGCTAAAAAAGGGCGGCATATCAAAGAGGCTGATTGCGGTATCGCGCTTTAGCGATGCAAATGCCCGCAAAGAGCTGGAGGATTTAGGTGTGGAAGTAATAGCGGCAGATTTACTGGATGATGCGCAACTGCAGGCGCTCCCGGAGGTTAAAAATGTAATGTACCTGGCAGGAACAAAATTTGGCACCAAGGATAAAGAGCCTTTTACCTGGGCAATGAACGCCTATTTGCCGGGGCGCGTGGCAGCAAAATATAAAAATTCAAGAATCGTTGCTTTTTCTACAGGTAATGTGTACCCCTTTTCAAAGTTGAGCGACGGAGGATTTTCGGAAGATACAAAACCCAACCCCGTTGGCGAATACGGACAGTCCTGTTTAGGGCGCGAGCGTATCTTTCAATATTTTGCCGAGGTAAATAAAACACCGGTGCTGATCTATCGGCTGAATTACGCTATAGACCTGCGCTACGGCGTTTTGCTGGAAGTAGGTAAGGCTGTTTACAACGGAACGCCGATCGATATTTCAACCGGTGCGGTAAATGTCATCTGGCAGGGGGATGCCAATGAAATAGCCTTAAGAAGTTTTTTGCATTGCAGCACTCCGGCAAAGTTGTTAAACGTTACGGGGCCGGAAACGATCAGCCTGACCTGGCTGGCTGCTCAATTTGGGGCGGTATTTGGTAAAGAACCGTTTTTTACCGGAGCCGTGCAGGACACTGCATTGCTTAGTAATGCCTCAGAAGCGCATCGCCTTTTTGGTTACCCGCGCGTGCCCCTGAAGCAAATGATTAGCCTGGTGGCGGACTGGATCAGCCTGGGCGGAAAACAAATTAATAAGCCTACTCATTTTCAGGAACGGCAGGGACAATTTTAA
- a CDS encoding dihydrodipicolinate synthase family protein, whose protein sequence is MNLSEVIKNSLQEGIAIPAHPLALTAAREFDEATQRRLTRYYLSSGAGGVAVAVHSTQFEIRDPAINLLEKVLYTAADEIDRSGNTGFVKVAGICGPTEQAIAEARLAVKYGYHLGLLSMGGLQQATETELIERTKAVAAIIPVFGFYLQPAVGGRILSFDFWKKFADIPNVHAIKIAAFNRYQTLDVVRAVCYSGRRDEIALYTGNDDNIIADLLTPYQFTINGEQVQKDFRGGLLGHWAVWTHKAAALLQEIKKYKAGHGAAIAAWLSKNIAVTDMNAAVFDPAHQFHGCIPGIHEVLRRQGLLKGTWCLNPDEVLSPGQPDEITRVAQAYPELIDDDFVKTFLQNDKG, encoded by the coding sequence ATGAATTTGTCTGAAGTCATAAAAAATAGTTTGCAGGAAGGCATTGCCATACCGGCGCATCCCCTGGCGCTTACGGCGGCGCGGGAATTTGATGAAGCCACGCAACGCCGGTTAACCCGTTATTATTTATCCAGCGGCGCCGGAGGAGTAGCGGTTGCGGTGCACTCTACTCAATTTGAAATACGGGATCCTGCTATTAATTTATTAGAAAAAGTGCTTTATACTGCTGCCGATGAAATTGACCGGAGTGGCAATACCGGTTTTGTAAAAGTGGCGGGTATCTGCGGGCCAACGGAACAGGCGATAGCGGAGGCCCGGCTGGCCGTGAAATACGGATACCATCTTGGTTTGCTTAGTATGGGCGGACTGCAGCAGGCGACGGAAACCGAGCTGATTGAACGTACAAAGGCGGTTGCGGCTATTATACCGGTGTTTGGCTTTTACCTGCAGCCGGCGGTGGGGGGCAGAATTTTGAGCTTTGATTTTTGGAAAAAATTTGCCGATATACCCAATGTGCACGCGATAAAAATCGCAGCCTTTAACCGCTATCAAACATTGGATGTTGTGAGAGCCGTTTGTTATTCCGGCCGAAGAGATGAGATAGCCTTGTATACGGGAAACGATGATAATATTATTGCCGATCTGTTAACCCCTTATCAGTTTACGATTAATGGCGAGCAGGTGCAAAAAGATTTCAGGGGCGGTTTGCTGGGCCACTGGGCGGTATGGACGCATAAAGCGGCTGCTTTGTTGCAGGAGATAAAAAAATATAAAGCAGGCCATGGTGCGGCTATTGCTGCGTGGTTATCAAAAAATATAGCCGTAACGGATATGAATGCTGCTGTTTTTGATCCTGCTCATCAGTTTCACGGTTGCATACCCGGTATACATGAGGTGCTGCGCCGGCAGGGTTTACTAAAAGGGACCTGGTGCTTAAATCCGGACGAGGTATTGTCTCCCGGGCAGCCGGATGAAATAACCCGGGTGGCACAGGCCTATCCGGAACTGATTGATGATGATTTTGTAAAAACATTTTTGCAGAATGATAAAGGATAG